One genomic segment of Bombus terrestris unplaced genomic scaffold, iyBomTerr1.2, whole genome shotgun sequence includes these proteins:
- the LOC125387119 gene encoding uncharacterized protein LOC125387119: MRHWELMRGYPEIEKETPEAIEDLMETISVNLKALERLGQSIKIPQSIDTELCLQKTRFGWVIGGSPSTQSGTHSFHITTADLQTDLSRFWEIDEGPSTTHLSESELQCEEHFRNHVRRNKEGRYIVALPFNEKLPTLGTSKSVAMSRLAALSRRFQRDKQFEAAYNTVIQEYLDLGHMTKIPHTQPSNNGYYLPHHGVIKESSNTTKLRVVFDGSAVSTTGVSLNDTLHTGPKLQEDLVEILLRFRSHQYVLTGDIEKMYRQILVRPDDRKYQLILWRNSNGEIDTYQLNTVTFGLSAAPYLALRCLKQLAEDEGDRFPRASSVVQRDFYVDDALTGADTKEELTAVRHELTDLLRSGGLNIREWESNDKDILRGLSEKDTNRTLQLGESQTLKTLGIYWNSQDDTILYSVAPTATITRVTKRSISSVIARIYDPLGLLAPVIVRAKILLQRVWALKLDWDESLPSELHTEWDRYYTQLPLLSDTRFPRKTVVKAATQIELHGFCDASEKAYGACIYLRSRSSDGRIETQLLTARSKVAPLKSLTIPRLELSGALLLTSLMSMVKTSLTIDVSRIVYWTDSTIVLQWIKSSPHTLKTFVANRVAEIQAKTNIADWRHVPTDDNPADLISRGQAPKEFLRPNIWKHGPEWLKQQPENWPIWILTPSGDIPEQKKTICLTTNNNDNPLLHRYSSWTRLIRVVAWCLRWKHKQHLAAHLTTDELTRAHNRVIKIIQSGHFATEIRTLQKDRSRDVGGKLQPLNPFLDEDGILRVGGRLTNSSIPFNQKHPIILPKASVTELIIDQEHRKNHHTGTQATLYAVRLRYWPIDGRSQVWRTIKRCVRCCRPNPPPVEYLMGDLPEARIAESRPFTNVGIDYCGPFYIKERRDRNRRKIKIYAAIFVCLATKAVHIELVSDLTTDAFLAALRRFISRRGHCATILTDNGTNFVGANRELQELRTLLQSDDHKERNSSIRAAIKLAAHPPDQTAVLEQMASRVPQRANPPQ; the protein is encoded by the exons ATGCGCCATTGGGAATTGATGCGCGGTTATcccgaaatagaaaaggaaactcCTGAAGCCATTGAGGATTTGATGGAAACCATCAGCGTAAATCTCAAAGCGCTCGAAAGATTAGGACAGTCG ATTAAAATACCACAATCCATCGATACTGAGTTATGTTTGCAAAAAACTCGCTTCGGTTGGGTTATCGGGGGGAGCCCATCCACGCAATCGGGCACACATTCGTTTCACATTACCACAGCCGATCTACAAACGGATCTCTCGCGATTctgggaaatcgacgagggaccaTCCACTACACATTTATCAGAATCGGAATTACAGTGCGAAGAACATTTCCGTAACCATGTCCGACGCAACAAGGAAGGGCGATATATCGTCGCCCTGCCCTTCAACGAGAAGCTTCCCACACTTGGGACATCAAAGTCCGTTGCAATGAGTAGACTCGCCGCTCTTTCTCGCCGGTTCCAACGCGATAAGCAATTCGAAGCCGCATACAACACGGTGATCCAAGAATATTTAGACTTAGGTCATATGACCAAGATTCCGCACACTCAGCCCTCAAATAATGGTTACTATTTGCCGCATCATGGCGTGATAAAGGAATCGAGCAACACCACTAAACTCCGGGTAGTGTTCGATGGATCAGCAGTCAGCACCACCGGAGTTTCTCTCAACGACACTCTGCATACCGGACCCAAACTCCAAGAAGATCTGGTTGAAATTCTGCTGAGATTCCGATCACACCAGTATGTCCTAACGGGTGACATCGAGAAGATGTATCGACAAATTCTCGTACGCCCAGACGATCGTAAATATCAGCTGATTCTATGGCGCAATTCCAACGGGGAAATCGATACTTATCAGCTCAACACCGTGACCTTCGGACTATCAGCTGCCCCATATTTAGCACTCCGCTGCCTGAAACAACTAGCAGAAGACGAAGGAGATCGATTTCCGCGAGCGTCATCGGTTGTACAGCGTGATTTCTATGTCGACGACGCCCTCACCGGGGCCGATACAAAGGAAGAGTTAACAGCGGTACGACACGAACTCACGGACCTTCTCAGATCGGGCGGCTTAAACATCCGTGAATGGGAATCTAACGATAAGGACATACTGCGTGGACTATCCGAGAAAGATACAAATCGAACACTACAATTGGGTGAGTCACAGACATTGAAAACTCTAGGTATCTATTGGAATTCCCAGGATGACACAATACTATACTCAGTTGCACCCACAGCGACCATCACCCGTGTCACAAAGCGATCAATAAGTTCGGTGATAGCCCGAATTTATGATCCACTAGGATTGCTCGCGCCAGTGATTGTCAGAGCCAAAATATTGCTTCAACGCGTCTGGGCATTAAAACTAGACTGGGATGAATCCTTGCCATCCGAGTTGCATACAGAATGGGACCGATACTATACCCAACTACCCTTGCTTAGTGATACTCGATTTCCTCGCAAAACGGTGGTCAAGGCAGCTACTCAGATAGAACTACACGGTTTTTGCGACGCCAGTGAAAAGGCATACGGGGCATGTATATATCTGCGCAGTCGCAGCTCGGATGGACGTATCGAAACCCAATTACTCACCGCGCGATCAAAGGTCGCGCCGCTAAAATCCCTGACAATCCCAAGACTCGAATTAAGCGGAGCATTGCTCCTCACCTCGCTAATGTCCATGGTAAAGACTTCCCTCACTATAGAcgtttctcgaatagtttattgGACAGATTCGACTATCGTACTCCAGTGGATCAAGTCCTCGCCACATACATTAAAAACATTCGTAGCGAACCGCGTGGCCGAGATCCAAGCGAAAACCAACATCGCCGATTGGCGGCATGTGCCTACGGATGACAACCCAGCGGATCTGATCTCCCGAGGGCAGGCTCCCAAGGAATTCCTGCGTCCAAACATCTGGAAACACGGACCCGAATGGCTCAAGCAGCAGCCGGAGAACTGGCCGATCTGGATCCTTACACCGTCGGGGGACATCCCGGAACAGAAAAAAACGATCTGTCTAACgacgaataacaacgataacCCCCTCCTCCACCGATACTCGTCCTGGACCAGACTAATCAGAGTCGTCGCTTGGTGTCTTCGatggaaacataaacaacacctAGCAGCCCATCTAACAACAGACGAATTAACCAGGGCTCACAACAGGGTGATCAAAATCATACAATCCGGTCATTTTGCGACGGAAATTCGGACACTACAGAAAGATCGAAGCAGGGACGTTGGAGGAAAACTACAGCCATTAAATCCCTTCCTCGACGAAGATGGGATATTACGAGTCGGAGGACGACTAACCAACTCTTCTATACCCTTCAATCAAAAACACCCCATTATATTGCCCAAAGCATCTGTTACAGAGCTCATCATAGACCAGGAGCATCGGAAAAACCACCACACCGGGACACAAGCTACCCTGTACGCGGTAAGATTGCGCTATTGGCCGATCGACGGTCGTAGCCAAGTGTGGCGTACCATTAAAAGGTGCGTCCGCTGCTGCAGACCCAACCCGCCGCCAGTGGAATATTTGATGGGTGATTTGCCAGAGGCGCGCATTGCCGAATCGCGTCCGTTtacgaacgtcggaatcgaCTACTGCGGCCCATTCTACATCAAGGAGAGGAGGGATCGCAaccgacgtaaaataaaaatatacgctgCCATATTCGTTTGTCTAGCAACCAAGGCGGTCCACATAGAGCTAGTCAGCGATCTAACCACCGACGCTTTCCTAGCCGCCTTACGTCGATTCATTTCGAGGCGAGGACATTGCGCAACCATCCTTACCGACAATGGCACCAATTTCGTCGGGGCCAACCGGGAGCTGCAAGAACTCCGGACCCTATTGCAGTCTGACGACCACAAGGAGAGG AACAGTTCCATCAGGGCGGCTATCAAGTTGGCAGCGCATCCACCAGATCAAACAGCAGTTCTGGAGCAGATGGCATCGAGAGTACCTCAACGAGCTAACCCGCCGCAATAA